The Burkholderia ubonensis genome has a window encoding:
- a CDS encoding ABC transporter ATP-binding protein, producing MKTDEVIVSFRGVRKTYDGETLVVKSLDLDIRRGEFLTLLGPSGSGKTTCLMMLAGFEFPTGGEIRLEGELLNNVPPHKRNIGMVFQNYALFPHLTVEQNVAYPLTVRKLPAGERAERVAHALKMVQMERFAKRYPAQLSGGQQQRIALARALVFEPRLVLMDEPLGALDKQLREHMQYELKALHEKLGVTFVYVTHDQGEALTMSDRVAVFDKGIVQQLDTVDRLYESPCNEFVANFIGDSNRLRGRVARVDGEFCEFRLDDGTTLVGRNIGNAEAGAPAVACIRPERMSLAPQHGNGHANGHANGAAANLLAGEARSLIYFGDHVRMRCAVPGQDECFVKVPLGTGALDAFSPGAPVGLAFAPEHLRVFA from the coding sequence ATGAAGACCGATGAAGTGATCGTCAGCTTTCGCGGCGTGCGGAAGACCTACGACGGCGAGACGCTCGTCGTCAAATCGCTCGACCTGGACATCCGCCGCGGGGAATTCCTGACGCTGCTCGGGCCGTCCGGCTCCGGCAAGACCACCTGCCTGATGATGCTGGCCGGCTTCGAGTTTCCGACGGGCGGCGAGATCCGCCTCGAAGGCGAGCTGCTGAACAACGTGCCGCCGCACAAGCGCAACATCGGCATGGTGTTCCAGAACTACGCGCTGTTCCCGCACCTGACGGTCGAGCAGAACGTCGCGTATCCGCTGACGGTGCGCAAGCTGCCGGCCGGCGAGCGCGCCGAGCGCGTCGCGCATGCGCTGAAGATGGTGCAGATGGAGCGCTTCGCGAAGCGCTACCCGGCGCAGCTGTCGGGCGGCCAGCAGCAGCGCATCGCGCTGGCCCGCGCGCTCGTGTTCGAGCCGAGGCTCGTGCTGATGGACGAGCCGCTGGGCGCGCTCGACAAGCAGCTGCGCGAACACATGCAGTACGAACTGAAGGCGCTGCACGAGAAGCTCGGCGTGACCTTCGTGTATGTGACGCACGACCAGGGCGAGGCGCTGACGATGTCGGACCGCGTCGCCGTGTTCGACAAGGGCATCGTGCAGCAGCTCGACACCGTCGACCGCCTGTACGAATCGCCGTGCAACGAATTCGTCGCCAACTTCATCGGCGACAGCAACCGGCTGCGCGGCAGGGTCGCGCGCGTCGACGGCGAGTTCTGCGAGTTCCGGCTCGACGACGGCACGACGCTCGTCGGCCGCAACATCGGCAACGCGGAAGCGGGCGCACCCGCGGTCGCATGCATCCGTCCCGAGCGCATGAGCCTCGCGCCGCAGCACGGCAACGGCCACGCGAACGGCCACGCGAACGGCGCTGCCGCGAACCTGCTGGCGGGCGAGGCCCGCAGCCTCATCTATTTCGGCGATCACGTGCGCATGCGCTGCGCGGTGCCTGGGCAGGACGAATGCTTCGTGAAGGTGCCGCTCGGCACCGGCGCGCTCGATGCGTTCTCGCCCGGCGCGCCGGTCGGGCTGGCATTCGCGCCCGAGCACCTGCGCGTATTCGCCTGA